Within Mytilus edulis chromosome 10, xbMytEdul2.2, whole genome shotgun sequence, the genomic segment cttCTCTCGACAGTAAAGAAAAAGAGATCACTGAATTGCAGGTATTCTTTGATAATATTAAACAGAAAGCGTCGGATCTTCAAGCATTTTTAACCATGAAAGAAATTGAAAAAGGTTTGGcagatgaagaaaaaaatattcaatcgATTGCCAATAGTGGAATCACCAATAAAGTCAATATATCATGCCAAATAAGCCAGCTTCTGCAGCAAATCACCTCAAATGTTTCGAAGTTTGGAGATATCAATGTCAGTTCTGATCCATGCCAGTtgtttattcacaatcggaaAGACAGACAAGCCCAGATTATGTTAGCTGTTCCAACAAGAAATATCAGTAATTTAGTTTTGACGTTACAGAAACATATCGATACAAAGTTATCAGATGTCCAAGACTGTTCTCTGCTACCTAAAGGTAGGATGGTATTCTCCTGTTATGAACAAGATAAAATAAGAGTCCACAAATCTAACGGATCAAAAGATTACGAAATCAATGATATTGGTAAAGCGGTCGATGTGGTTTTTATTGGAGATGGCTGTATTGCTGTTACATCTGGTCATTCAAATAAGATAAGTATGATcgatataaaaaacaaaaaagtgaaaaaattaaTAACAGTTAATTCAGACAATTATGGAGCAGTGTATAAAGACGGACATTTGATTTATTGTGTCAGGGAGAAAGGGTTACAGATGATTAGTCTGAGTGATGAATCCATTACCAATGTTACCAGAAACAAACTAACGACCTAGTCTTACGTTACATCATTCGGTAGAAATTTGATTTATACAAATCCTGACAGTCATACCGTTTCCTGCTGTGATTACCATGGTAACATACTGTGGACGTTCTGTGATAAAAGTGTGCTGTGCCTTCCACGCTGTATATCTGTAGACATAGTTGGAAACATATATGCAGTGGGATATCTTATTCGCAATGTGGTCGTCATGTCATCTCTTCAGGTGGACAACGCTACAGACAACTTTTGTCACGTGATGATGGTCTCAGATATCCAAATGTTCTGCACTATGACATATCTACcaataaattgttagttgcaaatGCAGCCAATGACGCGTTCGTATATTATgttaattgatacaaaaaaaaaaccaaaaaaaggtTAACATCTAGAGTATTCATTTTACCAAATAAAACCTTTTCGTTGATCTTtgcttttgatttgattttaaataaattatttgctGAGGTATGCTTTCGTTCAATTTTCTTTCATATGTGAATTGAAACTATTCCATGTTAACATTTCATTTTAGTACAAATCTTCAATCGAATGTTTTTTTGATTGAAACAAGGTGTCGGGTATACTTATGCAAAACAGCGAAAAAGATCTTGAAACATTTCGATATGAAAATAAGACGATTTTTGTTATACGTATATGAGACCAAAACCATccacaaaattaataaaaagacgGTTTAGTATGAAAAAGTTAACAGTCGGCAATATAAATCAAAACGCAATATGAAGAAAACAAGTTTCGGGTAAACGTATATGAGACAAGTTGCCGCATGCTGATACCAAgtaagtaatataaaaaagaagatgtggtatgattgccaatgagacaactatccacaaaagaccaaaatgacacagacattaacattgTCAGTAGTTATCGCATGTCGATCATATATCAGTAGTTGCCGTATGCTGGTAATAGATCAGCTATGTCGTCAGTAGTTGTCGAATGCCGgtctcaaatataaaaaaatcgcCATCCTTaatgtgtaaatatttaattgacCAATATTTcccatttcaaattattttaattattctcTTCGACttaatggatttttttctttattttgtttgtttgttcgtttagTTCATCATTATACTTGTAACGCATTAATGACCACTTGCAAAATTATccgaattttgaataaaaaaagaaaaacaacccatatttttattagaaaaaacaaaaataataataaaaaactttTCATATTCgaaaaatgaaactaaaaatgtaaaatcacaaaaatactgatctgtgGAAACTTTATAGCGGAAAGaccctcatcaaatggcaaaatcaaatgatataacaaattaaacgaatggacaacaactgtcatattcctgacttggaacaggcattttcaaatgcagaaaattgTAGAAATGGTTTATAATTGTTGTTTACAATTATGTTTTTACTATTTGTTCTCAAAGTAAAGTCTACTTTTGACATATGAAACTTTTAAAAGTTTACTACTTCTTGAATTTGTTGACTTAAAGAAAGATGCTAAAGAGTTCGCTTTTATTAGTTCTATTGATTAAATTGTCCAAACATGCCGATTATTATGCACCTCAACTACATTAAGTAAACAACAAACATAATACCAATTGAACAAGCACGTTCCATGAAAGTTACCAGTTTCATAATAGTAACATGAAAGCCCTTATTAATAAAATTCAAACTAATAATAATGTTACAGGATGATGGCCAGTAATTGGCGTCTTTGCGATGTTTGTGATAGTCGTCAGATTACCAAGCCATCAGAAGTCTGGTGTTCCGAATGTGACGAAGGACTATGTGGAGATTGTAACGAACACCACGGTATTTCTAAGGGAACAAAAAACCATGAAACTGTTTCCATCGCCGAGTACAAGAATTTACCGAAAGAAGTCCTGCAAATAGCTCAGGTCTGCAAACTACATAATGAAAAATACGAGCTTTTCTGTAGAAAACACGACTGTCCGTGCTGtaaaaaatgtgtgaaaactCACAACGATTGTAAGGGTTTAATCGATATCaatgaaatcataaaaaaacgtaaaaaCTTCAAACGCCTTTTATGAAATCGAACAAACCCTGCGTGAAGTCTCCGAGAATGTTAAACAACTCATCGCTAATCGGAAAGAGAATTTAAACTCGCTTCAAGACaagaaaagagaaattgaagcacaaattaaaaaaactagGACAAAGATAAATCTTCACCTCGATAAACTTCAGGATAATTTGATAAAAGAATTAATAACAGTTGAACAAAAAGAAAGCagcaaaatagaaaaattattgACCACCCTGAAAAGGAAGGGAAAAAAGATCAGTGAAGTTCAAGAAAACATTGATAGTATCAAGCATTATGCGTCCGAACTTCAAACCTATTTAACCATGAAAGATATcgaaaaaaatttatcaaatcgATCATCACAAGTGACACCACAAATCAAGTTAATTTTTCATGCCAGATTAACAAGTCTTTACAGCAAATCATGTCCAGCGTGCAGAAATTTGGAGAAATTAATGTCAGCTCTGGTCCATGTGATTTGACCATTCTGAAATGGAAGGACAGACAAGCCCAGATAATGGTAGCACTGCCAACCAGAAATATTGATGACCTGACTCTGACATTACAGAAACGTATCAATACAACGATGTCAGATGTCCGAGGTTGTTCACTACTTCCTAGTGGTATGATGGCATTCTCCTGTTATAGTCAAGATAAGATAAAAGTACTCAAATCAGACGGAtcaaaagattttgaaattaataacATCAATTCTATGCTTGATGTGGCAATTATTGATGATGATTCTATTGCTATAACATCAGGCGGATCAGATATGATAAATATAATCGACTTAAAGAGGCAAAAGCTGAAGAAAACATTAAAAGTCTATTCACACAATGATGGAGTAGTATACAAAGACGGACATTTGATTTAAGACAGGGAGAAAGGACTACAGATGATAAGTCTTAGTGATGAATCCATAACCAATGTAAGCAATGTCAAACTTTCGACCTTTGCGTATGTTACATCATTCGTTAACAAACTGTTCTACACGGACCCTAAAACTAACAGTGTAATATGTTGTAATGACCATGTGGACATTCTGGGATGCAAGTTTTCTTGGGTGTCCACTTAGCATCTCTGTAGACAGTTCTGGTAACGTGTTTGTAGCAGGACGGAATACTGACAATGTAGTAGTTATCTCCCATGATGGACAACGCTACAGACAACTTTTATCATGTAAAGATGGACTGACAAGACTACAGGTTCTGCACTATGATCAATCTATCAATATATTGTTAGTGGCAAATAAATCCGAACACGCGTTCTTATATGACGTTAAATAATAAAGGAATGACATTTAATGGTTCAAGTATCCGAGATTCAAAGATTACTAACCATATTTCAGATAAACCACTTGTTTTTATTTAGATATGTTTACAATTACATTCTTTGTTGATTGAACCAGTActcgtatttatttattttcatacacCATTATGTCGTTAAATGAAATAGACCTGCATTTATCATGCTTTTCTATAACGTATGATCAAAACGCTGAAAGATCCCCTCCTAAATAATTGAAAGCTATTTTCTATAATTCTGATTGACAATAATATCTTAATGTTAATTAAATTCACCCATTCGAGCTAACACCCTCAAGGTGTATCTTATACTAAAAAAACGTCATTTGTCTTATCTATAAACGTATTATTcgtctttattttttaaaacatgaagTTACATAGACAAGAAAGCAAAATGCAACATGACTGGGATTAACAGGTGAAAAGGGGTCCAAATCAGAAAGCacatttaaacaataatataactAGTATATACGAATACTAGGAGATGCTAGGACTAATGTATACGTGTAATATATTATAGATGTGAATACAAGGTGAATGTTTGGTATATAAGTCAATGAAACATCAACCCAGGGATTTGAAAACAAGTACTATAGACATGAATACAAGGGGATATGGGGTGTGCGTCCGTGAGGCAGTAATCCAACgacgaacaaaaaaaaaagatagcatTCCAACAACTTAAGCAAACATATTAAAGATGGCATCGTGGGGTATACTTCAGTGAGACATCAACCTGATGACATGAACATGACCACAAGAAGATTCAGGAGTATACTGCAATGAGACAGGCACACAACAAATTGATCAAAAATATGATAGATAATAATATTAACTAGGGATGTAAACTTGCTAAACAATTACTAATCGAGTAATCGTTGGTTTTATCGAGCGATACACAAGTAATCGCACGGGGATATATCTACCACACGgacaaacaaaaatgtgtacttttcATTCGGTGGTGTTGTTCAACGATCATAAAACATCTACAGAAGTATTTGGGACAAAGAATGAACACCGTAGGTAATAGATCATAACTTACAAGTACCTATTAAGTAACAAAACAATAATCTAATCCATATAATCTAATTAACAcctatttaaaaattataacaaggaaaaaaatatcaaacaatagtATTTGGTAATTGTTAAGAAAACACATTTAAGAAATGCGTAAGGGTTAGAAGTTTAATATTCAATGGGGGTCATCAAAGGTTGCGACATTTATTATATTTGGAAACATAAGACTTGTCAACTTTAATTGTCggtttttaaactttataaatcgATAAGTCTTGCAGAGGTACATATTTGCTCTGACGGTACCGATGTAACGATATAGATATAACATGTTCAATGTAAAGTGTTAGCCTAGGTATATTGCCCACGTATTTTTGGATGTATTTTAAATGACGATTTAGCACAAGCATTcgaaacaaaatgtattttactTACCAATATGATTATTCAGTGATGCCAATTTAATTtccgaaagtttttttttaaagaagatcCTTTTTATATTGAGAAGACAGCAACACTCTAATATAACAGGCAACCGATTTGGCGAGAATCGTTTTGTTATTCGATACTCGGTCGTACCGAGTGATACTCAAATactactcgagtactcgttgttGACATCCCTAATTATTAACACAAGAAGTTGAGGGAATTAACGTCAATGAGAAAGCAACTAAACGACTTAAATAAAGTATTTAAAGACTTTAAACACGAGAAGATGGATAGGATATCTTATATTAGTACCTTTGTGCAAATCTCTagacatgtatattatatatatacataattactCTAAATATCAACACAATActgttaaatctgcaaatttgcagAACAAATTATATGTATACAGTGCTGGGTCCGTACGTCTGTCCAACTTGTATATCCGCAACTCCTCCTGAATCGCCGGACAGTATTGTTGGGGGATATTTCACAGATGCTTACTCTTGTTTTTGCACTTTCTTTACCTTTTCTTCGTCTGAACAGTTATGAGTTTCCTTTGGAACAGGAACAGCAAAGACTTCATCACTTATCATATTAtaaacattgagaatggaaatggggaatatgtcaaagcgacaccAGCCTaaccataaaacagacaacagccgaaggctaccacTGAAtattcaatgcagtgagaaaataccgcacccggaggcgtccttcagctggcccctaaacaaatatgtatattagttCAGTGCTAATGGACGTCCTACATAAccccgaattatacacaagaaactaaaatgaaaatcatacaagacaaacaaaggccagaggctcctgacttggaacaggcgcaaaattgcggtggggttaagaatgggttttttttttttttagacctttacctcttgccaatgtagaaaaatatgctTGTTGTAGGACGTGATTTTTTACTCTCATCCTAAACATTGAtcataattttatgaaatatttttagaaTCATTGTTTACTGTATAATGACATTGTGCATCACTTACTATGTCTTTGGACTTAATTGATGACATTGTACACTTTTGTATTAATTGCTCAAATTTGTGTTGGATTTTCACATACAAAGGCATAGAATTTGTCACTTCTTTAtttcggtttttcacattttgtatcCACAATTCCTTCTTAAACAATCGACGCAATATTTAAGGAAtggctgtaatattttttctgtctatggagaaataacacaaaaaaatgtggtgcacactgaataaccagCATAGCGGTGTTGTTTTAAAgtttgcaccacatttttaatgttatttcgaaaagacagaaaaaatattacagttcttgttgtttattctttagttttctatgttgtgtcgtgtgtgctgttgtttgtttgtctttttcatttttagccatgatggcgttgtcagtttgttttagatttatgagtttgactgttcctttggtatctttcgtccctcttttacagtcatttcttataatttaattctgcAATTCCATTTCAAACCGAAGTAGACCTTTAAAAAAAGTTGCTGACGTCACGGttacatgacaaaattatatctATGAGCTTATAAAAAAAcccaacgtcagccaatcagaagacgtgttacatcccaatgaaattattttgaaatgttcTCACAATCGTACCCAGTTACTGTTGTTTGTACCTCCTGTTCTTTGTTTATCAGAATCATGTTCAATGGTTAATTAATTTTCCTTAGTAACTCAAGGATATTTTATGGTATGGGTGTATCATAGTGTGAGCTTTTCTCCCagcacttcttttttttatattattttgtttatttatctgtttatctgtaaatttatttgttttaacattattTCTATTTACCAGGAGCGTTTCATAATTTGACATCATCTAAAAATAGTGAACAATAAG encodes:
- the LOC139492017 gene encoding uncharacterized protein; its protein translation is MASNCSLCGVCDNRQMAKFAVVWCSECDEGLCEDCKEHHSISKDGKNHGTYSITKHKKLPSEILQTARVCKIHNEEYKFFCTKHDCPCCKKCKKSHKDCKALTDINEIIQEVKTSNAFREIEQTLQEVVRNMKILSTNRKDNLESIEIKKRQIEVEIKQARTKVNHQLDQLQDGLIKELMAVHQQESSKIQNILTSLDSKEKEITELQVFFDNIKQKASDLQAFLTMKEIEKGLADEEKNIQSIANSGITNKVNISCQISQLLQQITSNVSKFGDINVSSDPCQLFIHNRKDRQAQIMLAVPTRNISNLVLTLQKHIDTKLSDVQDCSLLPKGRMVFSCYEQDKIRVHKSNGSKDYEINDIGKAVDVVFIGDGCIAVTSGHSNKISMIDIKNKKVKKLITVNSDNYGAVYKDGHLIYCVREKGLQMISLSDESITNVTRNKLTT